The proteins below are encoded in one region of Helianthus annuus cultivar XRQ/B chromosome 2, HanXRQr2.0-SUNRISE, whole genome shotgun sequence:
- the LOC110914147 gene encoding uncharacterized protein LOC110914147: protein MDIDPAIEHDVNSSPYNNSYHTSTPSSPTRLTKLYQEFEDMLIANDANRNSSCAAVPFAWEEKPGVPKSVVSLFQEEFSFDVSCHMDSQPVAADDLFHRGVIKSVHSPYGEEPKVERERGRERGFSSSRLPSSRSRRTRSLPPPCAYISDQRRQEVAPPSRVSSSSESGSRKWSFLDLFLFRSASDGRAMDTDPLKKYSANFRKHDQDVRNSGSMSKRRGRVSAHELHYNVNRAVSNDMKKKTYLPYKQGILGRFSFNP, encoded by the coding sequence ATGGACATCGATCCAGCCATCGAACACGACGTTAACTCTTCaccatacaacaacagttatcacaccagtaCCCCGTCTAGCCCAACACGACTAACTAAGTTGTATCAAGAGTTTGAAGACATGTTGATAGCGAACGATGCTAACCGCAACAGTTCTTGTGCAGCGGTCCCATTTGCGTGGGAGGAAAAACCGGGAGTTCCAAAATCAGTGGTCAGTTTATTTCAagaagaattttcatttgatgtAAGTTGTCATATGGATAGCCAACCTGTCGCCGCGGATGATTTGTTCCACCGCGGCGTAATAAAGAGCGTTCACTCACCATACGGCGAAGAACCAAAGGTGGAGAGGGAAAGAGGGAGAGAAAGAGGGTTTTCGTCTTCTCGGTTACCTTCATCGAGAAGTAGAAGAACAAGATCTTTGCCACCACCTTGCGCGTACATATCCGATCAACGGAGGCAAGAAGTGGCGCCTCCGTCTCGTGTGTCATCTTCTTCGGAAAGTGGTTCAAGAAAATGGAGCTTCTTGGATCTTTTCTTGTTCAGAAGTGCTTCAGATGGTCGAGCAATGGACACAGACCCGCTTAAGAAATACTCGGCCAATTTTAGAAAACATGATCAAGATGTTAGAAACTCGGGATCCATGTCGAAGCGAAGGGGGCGAGTATCGGCTCACGAGCTCCATTACAATGTGAACCGGGCGGTTTCGAATGATATGAAGAAGAAAACATACTTGCCTTACAAGCAAGGTATTCTGGGAAGATTCTCGTTCAATCCATAA
- the LOC110888639 gene encoding uncharacterized mitochondrial protein AtMg00810-like: MKEYGYYQSNADHTLFLKRRNGLVTCLIIYVDDMIIIGNDVEEIARLKKNLFSKFEMKDLGNLKYFLGIEVLRSKRGIFICQKKYVLDLLAETGLIDCKPADTPMVVNHNLHMELNGELTNKERYQWLVGKLVYLSHTRPDIAYVVGVVSQFMHQPQVAHMEAAQRILRYLKGTAGHGVLFKANGHLNVELYTDADLARDKGNRRSTSGYFSLVGGNLVTWRSKKQKVVALSSAEVEFTGIARGLSEVLWIMKLLEDIGFS, translated from the coding sequence ATGAAAGAATACGGGTATTACCAAAGTAACGCTGATCATACCCtattcctcaaaagaagaaacgGCCTCGTAACTTGCCTGATCATATATGTAGATGACATGATTATCATCGGAAATGACGTGGAAGAGATAGCACGGCTGAAAAAGAATTTGTTTtcaaagtttgaaatgaaagaccttggGAATCTCAAGTATTTCCTCGGAATAGAAGTTCTCAGGTCTAAACGGGGGATTTTCATCTGCCAAAAGAAGTACGTCCTTGATCTCCTGGCGGAAActggtttgattgattgtaaaccagcagatacgccaatggtggtgaaccaCAATCTTCACATGGAACTTAATGGCGAGCTTACAAACAAAGAGAGGTATCAATGGCTCGTGGGCAAGTTAGTTTATCTCTCTCACACTCGCCCTGATATAGCTTATGTTGTTGGAGTGGTAAGTCAGTTTATGCACCAACCGCAAGTTGCTCACATGGAAGCTGCTCAGAGAATTCTAAGGTACCTAAAGGGAACCGCAGGCCATGGAGTGTTGTTCAAAGCAAATGGACATTTAAATGTTGAGCTTTACACTGACGCCGACTTGGCAAGAGATAAGGGAAATCGAAGGTCAACATCAGGATACTTCTCCTTGGTTGGTGGAAACCTTGTTACCTGGAGGAGTAAGAAACAGAAGGTGGTCGCTCTGTCGAGTGCAGAAGTAGAGTTCACAGGCATAGCTCGAGGGTTAAGCGAAGTTCTTTGGATCATGAAACTTCTAGAAGACATTGGTTTCTCCTAA